The following are from one region of the Pseudorasbora parva isolate DD20220531a chromosome 12, ASM2467924v1, whole genome shotgun sequence genome:
- the mov10a gene encoding putative helicase mov-10-B.1 translates to MPSLKTSYEVGLDFLEFLGQRISKTDKNELRDIYNFEFKRDESKEPTFSKVISALTFFKKATTVGGKVMFSGKPKVRVYYCDQWKSFTQQNANMSGTDSAPASSSSCPPTTKPVLTPKRKLASEILNKLRVKRAELIKDKGGVEITSDPKATKGKVTFIIKELGKLFVVKFNIVNRGESCVYFTYYTALHKMRCFTLVDKRRVNRVSPLLLCPGESYVVEVHYNVHHHGHFPATMYFEFCPEADPPATAKPFCIVRELEAVVQTGLAGTLGPESPYNPKQNRRLRPENRIVEEGIPPESLITHQLTIMVKLKPYNYPTYLKQLARHKLEDSDRLPPSLRQQLSRVRRVLDTPLCMKIYTERFHLLLYLEEIQMEVDIKKYDLYGKTMTLDKENKRLLVLKVPGVAENRPSVLRGDKLNVCVSKDRNQPVTLYEGYVHRVELERVKLGFSKKLLKMFVSGMKFDVEFNINRFPLKLQHRAVELAVQHKLGDVLFPSDKGIEHTALPHLRMFNKDLENNPEQKAAVQHILSGTSKPAPYLIFGPPGTGKTVTVVEAIKQVNKSKATTHILACAPSNSACDLLCERLLGYVDAHRLYRLYAPSRDSRTVPQKLLKHSNWNKAQDSFLLPSRDALMDYTVIVVTLVTAGRLVSGGVAKGHFTHIFIDEAGQAVEPECIIGIAGLLDPVKGQLVLAGDPQQLGPVLRSPLAQLHGLGQSLLERLMKHNTLYQKSQDVPSGYDSRFVTKLLRNYRSHPAILKIPNELFYENELQVFANQMEREAFCRWEHLPKEGFPVVFHGVMGKDEREANSPSFFNVTEIEVIVSYLNKLMQTQGKKGLPKLSANDIGIIAPYRKQVEKIRKALKTVGELNKWTEIKVGSVEEFQGQERKVIIVSTVRSSINYVKMDQDFNIGFLSNEKRFNVAMTRAKALLIVVGNPVILSKDPTWQRFIRYCELEQGNTGFDYKDAEGEEDVVSRLASLKISSDDMDESPLQQHVHPEWRAEQ, encoded by the exons ATGCCTTCTCTCAAAACATCATACGAAGTAGGGCTTGATTTTCTGGAGTTTCTGGGGCAGAGGATCTCGAAAACAGACAAAAACGAGCTTCGAGATATTTACAACTTTGAGTTTAAAAG GGATGAAAGCAAAGAACCCACATTTTCTAAAGTGATCAGTGCcttaacatttttcaaaaaagccACTACAGTGGGTGGGAAAGTTATGTTTAGCGGGAAACCAAAG GTGCGCGTGTACTACTGCGATCAGTGGAAGTCCTTCACGCAGCAGAACGCCAACATGTCAGGCACAGATTCTGCCCCAGCATCCTCTTCCTCATGTCCTCCGACTACTAAACCTGTCCTGACTCCAAAGAGGAAGCTCGCTTCAGAAATCCTCAACAAACTCAGAGTGAAACG AGCTGAGCTCATCAAAGACAAAGGAGGTGTTGAAATAACCTCTGACCCCAAGGCCACCAAAGGGAAAGTTACATTCATCATCAAGGAGCTAGGGAAGCTGTTTGTGGTGAAGTTTAACATTGTTAACCGGGGCGAGAGCTGCGTCTACTTCACATACTACACAGCTTTGCACAAGATGCGCTGCTTTACTCTCGTGGATAAGAGGAGAGTGAACCGTGTTTCTCCTCTTCTCCTCTGTCCAG GTGAGAGTTATGTAGTAGAAGTGCATTACAACGTCCACCATCACGGACACTTTCCAGCCACCATGTACTTTGAGTTCTGCCCAGAAGCAGATCCTCCAGCCACTGCTAAACCCTTCTGTATAGTCCGGGAACTGGAAGCAGTGGTTCAGACTGGACTCGCTGGAACACTGGGACCAGAGAGCCCGTATAATCCCAAACAGAACCGACGACTCCGTCCAGAGAACAGGATTGTGGAAGAAGGGATACCACCTGAGAG TCTCATCACACATCAACTGACGATTATGGTGAAATTGAAGCCATATAACTACCCAACCTACTTGAAGCAGTTGGCCAGACACAAGCTGGAGGACTCCGACCGCCTACCACCCTCATTAAGGCAGCAACTTTCCAGAGTGAG GCGAGTGCTGGACACTCCTCTCTGCATGAAGATCTACACTGAGCGCTTTCACCTCCTTCTATACCTGGAAGAGATTCAGATGGAGGTGGACATCAAGAAGTACGATCTCTATGGCAAGACCATGACCCTcgacaaagaaaacaaaaggtTGCTCGTTCTCAAA GTACCAGGGGTGGCAGAGAACAGACCGTCCGTACTGCGAGGAGataaactgaacgtgtgtgtgtcaaaGGACAGGAACCAGCCTGTCACACTCTATGAAGGCTATGTCCATCGTGTAGAACTTGAGAGAGTTAAACTCGGCTTCTCTAAAAA GCTTCTCAAGATGTTTGTCAGTGGTATGAAGTTTGATGTGGAGTTCAACATCAATCGCTTCCCCTTGAAGCTTCAGCACAGGGCAGTGGAGCTCGCTGTCCAGCACAAACTCGGCGATGTGTTGTTCCCCTCAGATAAGGGCATTGAACACACTGCACTACCACACCTCAg GATGTTCAACAAAGATTTAGAGAACAACCCTGAGCAGAAGGCGGcagttcaacacatcctgtcgGGCACATCCAAACCAGCACCTTACTTGATCTTTGGACCCCCTGGTACAGGCAAAACTGTCACAGTAGTGGAAGCCATAAAGCAG GTAAATAAGTCAAAGGCCACAACCCATATCCTGGCTTGTGCTCCCTCAAACAGTGCCTGTGACCTCCTGTGTGAGAGGTTATTAGGATATGTGGACGCCCATCGCCTCTACCGACTTTATGCCCCTAGTCGAGACTCGCGCACTGTACCGCAGAAACTGCTG AAACACAGTAACTGGAATAAAGCTCAGGACAGCTTCCTGCTCCCATCCAGAGATGCTTTGATGGACTACACAGTCATTGTGGTTACACTGGTCACCGCTGGAAG GCTCGTGTCAGGAGGTGTCGCTAAGGGTCACTTCACACACATTTTCATAGATGAGGCTGGACAAGCCGTGGAGCCTGAATGTATCATCGGGATTGCAG GTTTGCTCGACCCTGTGAAAGGCCAGCTGGTTTTGGCCGGAGACCCGCAGCAGTTGGGCCCTGTTTTGAGATCTCCACTGGCACAATTACACGGACTGG GTCAGTCCCTCCTGGAGAGGCTAATGAAACACAACACTCTCTATCAGAAGAGCCAGGATGTTCCTTCTGGATATGACAGCCGCTTTGTCACCAAACTTCTCCGCAActacag GTCTCACCCCGCCATCCTCAAGATCCCCAACGAGCTCTTCTATGAGAATGAGCTACAGGTGTTTGCAAACCAGATGGAGCGGGAGGCCTTCTGCCGCTGGGAGCATCTCCCAAAGGAG GGATTTCCTGTCGTGTTTCATGGCGTGATGGGGAAAGATGAAAGAGAGGCTAACAGTCCTTCATTCTTCAACGTGACCGAGATCGAGGTCATCGTCAGCTACCTCAACAAGCTCATGCAAACTCAGGGCAAGAAAGGCCTGCCGAAACTCAGCGCCAATGACATTGGCATTATCGCTCCTTATAGGAAACAG GTTGAAAAAATTCGTAAAGCTCTGAAGACTGTGGGGGAGTTAAACAAGTGGACAGAAATCAAG GTGGGGTCAGTGGAAGAGTTTCAGGGTCAAGAGAGAAAAGTCATAATAGTTTCTACTGTCCGTAGTAGCATCAACTATGTCAAGATGGACCAAGACTTCAACATTGGCTTCCTCTCAAATGAGAAG AGGTTTAATGTGGCCATGACGAGAGCCAAAGCCCTGCTCATTGTGGTTGGAAACCCAGTTATCCTAAGCAAGGATCCTACTTGGCAGAG GTTTATCCGGTACTGTGAGCTTGAGCAGGGCAACACTGGCTTTGACTACAAAGATGCTGAAGGAGAGGAGGATGTGGTCAGCCGGCTGGCATCTTTAAAAATCAGCTCTGATG ATATGGACGAGAGCCCACTACAGCAGCATGTGCACCCGGAGTGGAGAGCTGAACAATGA